From the Chloroflexia bacterium SDU3-3 genome, the window CACGCCCGCCTCGCCCGCCGGGCCGACGCAGGCGACCGCAGCGTCCTCGCCATACTTCTGGCGCAGCGCAATGTCGGTGGCGCGTGTGTCGGCACCCAGCACGGGCGCGGCGCTCTCGAACGAGATCTTCTCGCCATCGATGACCAGCACACACCACTCGGCGCTCTGCCCCTCGATGATCAGCAGATCGTAACCAGCACGGCGGAGCGCGCCGCCCCACGAGCCATGCGCCCACGAGTGGGCGATGGCGCCAGTCAGGGGCGAGCGAGTACTGACGACAAAGCCGCCGGTGGCACCGATACCAGTGCCACTGAGCGGGCCAGTGCTAAATACAAGCAGATTCGCGCGCGAGAGCGGGCCGGTGTTGGGTGGGAGGCGGTTCGCCAACACCCACACGGCAGCGCCGCGACCGCCGAGGTACTCCTGCTCTACAGCAGGGGGTAGTGTTTCCGGCTGCGCTGTGCCTGTATCGAGAAGAATCCGAAGAGCGCGCAGGGGCATAGGTTCCTCGTGGATACGTATTGCGTCTTGCGAGAACACGCTAGGCATCTGGCCCAGCGTACACGGCTACTCAAACTGACAAGATACCAGTTATGTTCATAATACTACCATAGCCCCTACAGTTCTAGCGAGACGGGACTATGGTACTTCGGGCGCAATCTTCACAACTATTGTGGGGGATTCCCTGCCAGGCGAAGCCAGGTACCCGCCCAACGTCGAGGCCGCTAGGGGGCCGCCGGGGCCTGCTTCACCGGCTGGCCAAGGTAGATCGGCTCCAGGGTGGCGCGGTCATCGGTGTCGCCCGCCTGCCAGCGCAGCCATGCGAGCTCGGCCAGGAAGCCGGGGCGGCGCTGGCTGGCCGCTGGTGTCGGGAAGACGCACGCGCTGCCTAGCGCGCCCACCAGCGCCGCACGCGTGTCGGCGTCGATCTCGCCGCAGAACAGTGTGCGGCCAGCGACCTCAGACACGATCTCGGCGAGTGTGACGTTGCGGGCGGGGGTGACGTAGGGTGGTGCGGGCGGTGCCGGGAAGGCTGCCGTGGCGAAGCGCTCGCGCCCTAGGCGGATGATGGGGTAGACCGGCATGCCGGGGCGATAGTGCTGGTACACCAGCGCATCGAGCGTACCCACGCCGATCAGCGGCAGGTCGCGGGCCAGCGCCATGCCCTTGGCGGTGCTCATACCCACGCGCAGGCCGCTCCAGCTGCCGGGGCCGAGCGCCACCGCCAGCGCCTGCACATCCGTGGGGCCAGCGCCGATGTGGCGCAGCAGCATGTGGATCTGCGGCACAAGCTGCACCGTATGGTCGCGGCCCGAGAACCACGAGCATTCGCCCAGCAAGCCGGTGGCAGCATAGCAGGCGATGCCGGTGTGGGCCGTTGATGTATCGATAGCGAGTAGCATGGCAGCCGTGCGAGCGCAGCCAGGGCTACGCCGTCCTTATTTCACTGGTACGCGTCTCTATGCAAAAGCCGTGCGCTTGAGCGACTCGATCAGGTCGGCGGCGCGCTGGCCGTGTGGTTCGAAGCGCAGCGAACGCTTGGTCTCGCTCACGTGGCGCAGATGGATGGCAAGGTGCTCGGGCGGCAGCAGCGCATCCAGGCGCTCGGCCCACTCGATCACGCAGATCCCGTGGCCATCCAGCGCGTCGTCGAGGCCGATCCCCACCAGCGCCGCTGGATCTTCGATCCGGTAGAGGTCGATATGGTAGATCGGCGCGCGGCGGTGGGCCAGCCCCGAGCGGTACTCGTTGATCAGCACGAAGCTGGGGCTGTTCACCATGTCGTCCGACCCCAGCCCTTGGGCGATGCCTTTGGTCAGGTGGGTCTTGCCAGCACCGAAATCACCATAGAGCAGCAGGGTGTCGCCAGGGCCGAGCAGCTCGCCCAGGCGGTGGCCGATGCGCACCGTCTGCGCCGCGCTATGCGAGACAATATCGAGCACATGTGGCATCTGGCGAGAATCATATCTGCTCATAATGCAGTATTGTAGCATACTTTGTTGGGGGCGCTTTCTGGGCAAAGATCGCGCAGGCAGCGGGAAAAAGGCCTAGGCATGAGGGGGGGCGCGGCGGGCAAGCCGACCTAACACTGCGCCTGTGGAGAGGGGATGCCCCACAGGCGCGGCATGAGCGCAGGGCTAGGAGACGATCGTGGTGGCGGCGGCAGATCTGCGCACACCAGCTGGCGGCTCGACGGCGGTGGCCGCCGGGATGGACGCGCAGATCTGGAGGTTCTGGGCCGAGAACTCTTTTAGCGTGCGCTGAGCGTGCGGGCTGACCTGGGCGTTCTGGATGAGCAAGATGCCACCGTGGTAGCGGCGCAAGCGCACAACCTCGGCAAGATCTTGCACATCGGCCTCGCCGATCAGCGAGCGCGACTGCACCAGCACGGCAAGCAGTTGGCCAAGATGATTGCGAACAACGAGAAGCCAGCGATTAGCGCGAAGACGATCCGAAGCAACCACGTGATAACCGGCGGTGCGAGCTTCCTTCTCGATCTGGGCAAGCGTCAAGAGTGCCATACAATCTTGCTCCCCATTGGGCCATCGTTCAGGGATGACACAGTTGCTACATTGACAAGTGTATTGTTACGAGGGCGTATCGCCGCTTCTTTTGGGTGGATGCTACTGATTATAGCATAGTTCGTACGCGAAAATTTCACATTATTGATATTATTTTGTAATAAGTACCACTTCTCAACAATGTCAAATGCCCAATTACCCGTTTTAATTCCTCTTATCTCCCCTCTTCGAGATCAATAGACGCAGCTACCCGAAGATTTTCCACCCTTCGCCGCCGCAGACGCAGCCAGAACACCGCCGTGAGCAGGGCGCTCTCGACCGCCGACGTGGCGGCGAAGGCCAGCGGGATGGCCAGCGCGCCAAGCGGCTGCAGCAGCAGCGCCAGCAGCCCAATGCGCCCAGCCACCTGCAGCAGATTGGTGAGCAGCGGGGTGCGCGTGTCATAGAACGCGGCCAGGGCGCGGGTGCTCAGCTCGGTGGCGATATAGAACGGGAGACCCAGCGCATAGGCGGCCAGGGCCTGGGCGGTCAGGTCGGCGGCGGCGGCATCGAACGCGCCACGCTCGAACAGCAGCCCCACCAGCCAGCGCCCCGCCAGCGCCAGCGTGGCAGCCGCAGGCAGCGCCAGCCCCACGGCCACCACCATGGCCCGCAGATAGAGCCGCCGCATGGTCGCCCAGTCGTGCGCGGCGGCGCTGGCCGCCAGCCGGGGGAACACCGCCTGCGCCACCGCCATGCCCAGCAGCCGGATGGGCAGGCCGATCAGCAGCAGCGCACTATTCACCGCTGGCAGCGCGCCGGGCTGGCGCACCAGCGAGGCCGCCGCCGTGTCCACGATCGTGCCGCTAAAGTTGACGATCGCCGAGAGGCCGCTGGGGATCAGCAGGCCCACGATCTGGCGCAGGCGCGGGTCGCCGCGCGGCCACGATAGGCGGAAGCGCAGCCCATTGGCCCGCAGCCCCGGCAGCAGGATGGCGGCCTGCAGCGCACCATCGGCCAGCAGGCCAGCCACCGGCCCGGCGATGCCTAGCTGGGGGAACACACGCGCCGCCGCGATGCCGCCGATCAGCGCGATATTGTGCAGCGCCACCGACACCGCCGCCAGGAAAAACTGGTTGCGGCTGCCCAGCACCGCGATCGCCACGGTGGTGATGATGATCAGCGGCGGCTGCAGCATCATCACACGGGCCAGCGTGACGGTGAGCGCGCTGGTGGCCGGGTCGAAGCCGGGGGCCAGCACCGCCCGCACGAACGGCCCGGCCATGGCCACGCCCAGCACCGAGGCCACGATGCCAAACGCCCCGATCAGCGTGAGCGCACGATTGATCACCTGCTGCTCGCGGGCCGCGCCCTCGGCGTGGCGGGTGTGCAGCAGCACCGGGATCATGGCGCTAGAGAGCGCCCCACCGCCCACGAGGTTCAGCAGGGTCTCGGGCAGGCGAAAGGCCGCCACGTAGGCGCTGGCCTCGGGGCCGATGCCAAACTGGGCCGAGAACAGCATCTGCCGCACCACGCCCAGCACCGCCGAGACCAAGAAGGCCAGCTGAAACAGCACGCTGGCGCTGACCGGATCGAAGACCAGGGTGGGCAGATCGCGCAGGCGGCGCGAGCGGGCGGCCTGCGCGGCGGCGCGGGCGCGCGCGGCAAGCGAGGGAAGATCGGGCATGGCATCCTTCGTGGCGCTAGGCGGCGGGTGTCGTGCGCACTATACCGATTTCTGGCCGATCCGACAACGCGAGGTCTATACGCTCTCGTTCGGCAGCGTGTTTTTATCACCAAGACGCCAATCTGAGCAGGGCATGCAGATGCGGCAGACGGTGCGATCCAGCGTGCCAGTGCGGGCATGGTCGTTGCCACCGGCAGCGGGTGGGCATGCACGCGATGCGCTCCGGGACGTAGGAGCGGGCACCGGCCCCCCTACACCCAATACGGGGCACTGCGAGCATCGGGCTGGAGGCGATGACCGCAATGTTGATGGTCGGGGAACCTCTGTGTGAGTTGGGGGAACCTCTGTGTGAGTTGGGGGAACCTCTGTGTGAGTTGGGGGAACCTCTGTGTGAGTTGGGGGAACCTCTGTGTGAGTTGGGGGAACCTCTGTGTGAGTTGGGGGAACCTCTGTGTGGGTTGGGGGAACCTCTGTGTGGGTTGGGGGAACCTCTGTGTGAGTTGGGGGAACCTCTGTGTGAGTTGGGGGAACCTCTGTGTAGGTCGGGGGAACCTCTGTGTAGGTCGGGGGAACCTCTGTGTGGGTTGGGGGAACCTCTGTGTGAACTGGCGTGTTGCCGCATCCACGCTGGTGGTTGAGCAAGGCGGGATGTGCAGAGCGCAACCTACTTTGTTCCCTTCTCTCCTCTTCGTGCCTTCGCGTCTTCGTTTCCGTTTGTTCCTTGGAGTGTTGGTGGTAAACATGACGCTGATCGCGAACGCACAGGCCTGCGCTAGGCAGCCATTCCCGCATCAATATGGTATAATCCCCGCTATGCAAACGAACCGATCTTTCGATCTCAAGACCTTTCTGATCATGCTCGGGGCCGCCGCGCTGGGCGGGATCTGGGCCAACTATAACCGCATCCTGGCCGCTGGCCTCTCGGGCGAGGCGGCGCTGCGGCCAAACGTGTGGGCCGTGTTCGCGCTGCCATTTGCGCTGTTCATCGGCTGGCTGATCGCCCGCCGCCACGAGGGCTGGCTAGCATTCTTCGTATGCTTCTGCCTCTACTTCTTCTCGACCTTCATCGCCGCGCGCTACGAGTCGTGCACGGTGGTGACGGGCCAGTTCAATCTCGCGATCTGCTTCGCCAACACCGCCGAGGCCCAGGCCGCAGCCCAGGCCAACCGTCACGAGATCTATTTCCTGTCCATCCTTGTGATCCAATCCCTCGCGGCGCTGGCCACCGCTTTGCAGCGCGCCCTCAGCCGTAGTACAATGCCGGATCGGACACAGCAGCAGCCGAACCCAGCGATCAGTCCCAACCGCCCAGCGTAACGATTTTTCGACAGGCATGACGTGGCCGAAGGCGTGCCATCCGTGTGTTCTGTGCCTGTGCGCCGCGCAGAAGCGCTATCTTCTCGAAAGATGGAGACGCCTATGCCCACCGCCGCAACCCACGCCGCCGTACGCGACCGGATCGAGGCAGACGAGCTAGCCCGGCTCTCGCCCCTGGCCGCGCAGAGCGCCGCCGCCCGCCGCGCGCGCGACGAGCAGGAGTCGCCGGTGCGCACCCGATTCCAGCGCGACCGCGACCGCATCCTGCACTCCAAGCCGTTCCGCCGCCTGAAGCACAAGACCCAGGTGTTCATCGCCCCGCTGGGCGACCACTACCGCACGCGCCTGACCCACACCCTAGAGGTGACGCAGATCGCGCGCACGGTGGCCCGCGCCCTGCGGCTCAACGAGGATCTGGTCGAGGCGATCGGGCTGGGGCACGACCTGGGGCACACGCCCTTCGGCCACGCCGGCGAGGTGGCGATCTCGCACGCGCAGGGCAGCAGCTTCCGCCACAACGAGCAGAGCCTGCGGATCGTGGAGGTGCTGCTGAAGGATGGCCAGGGGCTGAACCTGACCGAGCCGGTGCGCGAGGGAATCTACATGCACTCGAAGGGCCGGGCCAGCGTGGCATCCAAGGCCTGGGGCAACGCCAGCACGCTAGAGGGCCAGATCATCAAGATCGCCGACGCGGTGGCCTACATCAACCACGACATCGACGACGCCATCCGGGCGGGGGTGATCAGCCAGGCCGATCTGCCGCAGGATGTGCTGGCCGAGCTTGGCCAGACCCACGCCGCCCGGATCAACACCATGGTCTGCGACCTGATCGACGCCAACTGGTGGGCCACCGGCGAGGGCCAGCCGCCCGCCGAGCCGCTGCTGGCCATGAGCCAGCGCATGCTGGCGCTCACCAACGCCCTGCGCGACTTCATGTACGAGCGGGTCTACCTCAACTCGCGGGCCAAGGAGGATGACGGCAAGGTACGCAAAATGATCGAACTGCTGTACAATCATTTCAAAGATCACCCCGAGCAGCTTCCAGCAGAGCTACGTGCGATCAACACCCAGCGCGGCGAGCCGATCGAGCGCGCCGTCATCGACCATATCGCGGGCATGACCGACCGCTACGCCATCCAGGTCTTCAACAGCCTCTATGTGCCGCGCACCTGGGGCGCGTAGGCGGCCAGGGCCATAGCTTTCTCCCTATGAACGGTGCCACCGACACAATCAAAGAGCGCATCGACGTGGTCGAGTTCATCTCGGGGTATATGTCGCTGCGCAAAAGCGGCAAGAACTTCGTGGGGTTCTGCCCGTTCCACCCGAACACCAAGACGCCCGCGTTCTACGTGTTCCCCGACACCCAGAGCTTCCACTGCTTCGGGTGCAAGGCCTCGGGCACGGTGTTCGACTTCCTGATGCGGCGCGAGGGCCTGGAGTTCCGCGACGCGCTGGAGCAGCTGGCCGCGCGCGCCGGGGTCGAGCTTGCGCCGCGCACCCCCGAAGAGGAGCAGGAGGACCAGCAGCGCACGAGGCTGCTGGCCATCAACCAGGCGGCGGCGGTGTTCTTCCAGCACATGCTGCTGAAATCGCCGCGCGGCGAGGCCGCCCGCGCCTATGTCGGGCGGCGCATGCTGGATGAGGCAACCGTCGAGGCCTTCCAGCTGGGCTTCGCCCCCGACGAGTGGAGCACGCTGCTGGGCTACCTGACCGACCGCAAGGGCTTCGACCCCGAGGATGTGGAGGCGGCGGGCCTCGTCATCCACCGCGACCAGGGCGGCTACTTCGACCGCTTTCGCAACCGCCTGATGTTCCCCATCCGCAATGTGAAGGGCGAGATCATCGCGTTCGGCGGGCGGGCGATCGGCGACGCCCAGCCCAAGTACATGAACTCGCCGCAGACCCCGCTGTTCGACAAGGGCCGCGTGCTCTACGCGCTAGACATGGCGCGCGACCGCATCCGCGCCGAGGACGCCGTGGTGATCGTGGAGGGCTACGTGGATGCGATCGTGGCGCACCAGTATGGCTTCAAGAACGTGGTGGCCCCGCTGGGCACCGCGCTGACCGCCGACCACGTGGGCGTGCTGAAGAAGCTGGGCGTGAAGACCGTCTACCTAGCGCTGGATGCCGACGCGGCGGGCGTGCGCGCCACGCTCAAAGGGCTGCAGATCTTGCAGGAGAACATGGATGGGCGCGACGTGCCCATCCCCACCGCACAGGGCGTGGTGCGCTGGGGCCGCGAGCTCGACGCCGAGATCAAGATCATCGTGCTGCCCGAGGGCCGCGACCCCGACGAGGTCATCCAGGAGCGCCCCGAGGCCTGGGGCGAGCTGGTGCAGGCCGCCCGCCCGGTGATGGACTTCTACATCACCGCGCTCACCAGCGACCTGGATCTGGCCAGCGCCAAGGGCAAATCCGACGCGGCGGCGCGGCTGGCCCCGCTGGTGGAGCAGGTGACCAACCCCGTGCAGCAGGCCCACTACATCCAGCAGATCGCGCGGATGCTGCACGTGGAGGAGCACACCCTGCGCGCCGCCATGCCCGGCCAGCCGCGGCAGCCACGGCCAGCGCCGCAGCGCCAGGGGCAAGGGCAGCAGCGCCAGGGGGCCGCGCCACCACCACAGCAGCGCCAGGGGGCCGCGCCGCCGCCAGCGGTCGACGCCCCATCCAACGAGGACTTCCTGCTGGGCTGGCTCATCCGCCACCCGACCGCGCGGCGGGCCGTGCAGGAGAAGATCTACAACGACCTGCAGCCCTTCCCGCTGGTGGCCGGGCTGCTGGAGGGCACGATCGTCGAGCTGCTGCGGCGGCCCGAGATCCGCGCGATCTGGCAGGCCTGGGAGCCAGAGCCCGAGAGCACCGACCCCACAGCATGGGCGCAGCAGCTCGACGCCGACATCCTGCGCCCGCTGGCCATGCGTGCTATTACCCTCGATGTTACCGAATCACAGTCGTACCGATATGTCAATGATGCGCTGGAACGTGCTACAATGCTACAGCTCAATCTCGCACGCGAATGGAAAAAACGGCTGAGCGAGCAGCTCGACCCAGCAGACGAGGCGGCCTATCGAGTGATGTCGGATCAACTGATGCAGATTCTCTCGTATATCGATGCGCTGAGCATACCAAAGCGAAGCCCTACCTATAATGATCTCCATACGCGTGCGGTTTGAGGAGTGACCAATGGCGAACCGGAAAGAACCGATGCTTGAAAATGATCCCGAGCTTGAAGAAGATCTGGGCGAAGAACCCCGCGATCATGCCGCATCTGCTGAAGAGAGCGAGCCAGAGGCACCGTCGGTGCAATCCCTCACCGAGCTTATCGCCATTGGGAAGCAGCGCGGCTATGTGACCGAGGGCGAGGTGCTGGCGCTGGTGCCCAACCCCGAGTCCGACCTCGACAAGCTTGGCCAGATCCA encodes:
- a CDS encoding deoxyguanosinetriphosphate triphosphohydrolase — its product is MPTAATHAAVRDRIEADELARLSPLAAQSAAARRARDEQESPVRTRFQRDRDRILHSKPFRRLKHKTQVFIAPLGDHYRTRLTHTLEVTQIARTVARALRLNEDLVEAIGLGHDLGHTPFGHAGEVAISHAQGSSFRHNEQSLRIVEVLLKDGQGLNLTEPVREGIYMHSKGRASVASKAWGNASTLEGQIIKIADAVAYINHDIDDAIRAGVISQADLPQDVLAELGQTHAARINTMVCDLIDANWWATGEGQPPAEPLLAMSQRMLALTNALRDFMYERVYLNSRAKEDDGKVRKMIELLYNHFKDHPEQLPAELRAINTQRGEPIERAVIDHIAGMTDRYAIQVFNSLYVPRTWGA
- a CDS encoding DNA primase — its product is MNGATDTIKERIDVVEFISGYMSLRKSGKNFVGFCPFHPNTKTPAFYVFPDTQSFHCFGCKASGTVFDFLMRREGLEFRDALEQLAARAGVELAPRTPEEEQEDQQRTRLLAINQAAAVFFQHMLLKSPRGEAARAYVGRRMLDEATVEAFQLGFAPDEWSTLLGYLTDRKGFDPEDVEAAGLVIHRDQGGYFDRFRNRLMFPIRNVKGEIIAFGGRAIGDAQPKYMNSPQTPLFDKGRVLYALDMARDRIRAEDAVVIVEGYVDAIVAHQYGFKNVVAPLGTALTADHVGVLKKLGVKTVYLALDADAAGVRATLKGLQILQENMDGRDVPIPTAQGVVRWGRELDAEIKIIVLPEGRDPDEVIQERPEAWGELVQAARPVMDFYITALTSDLDLASAKGKSDAAARLAPLVEQVTNPVQQAHYIQQIARMLHVEEHTLRAAMPGQPRQPRPAPQRQGQGQQRQGAAPPPQQRQGAAPPPAVDAPSNEDFLLGWLIRHPTARRAVQEKIYNDLQPFPLVAGLLEGTIVELLRRPEIRAIWQAWEPEPESTDPTAWAQQLDADILRPLAMRAITLDVTESQSYRYVNDALERATMLQLNLAREWKKRLSEQLDPADEAAYRVMSDQLMQILSYIDALSIPKRSPTYNDLHTRAV
- a CDS encoding murein biosynthesis integral membrane protein MurJ, with protein sequence MPDLPSLAARARAAAQAARSRRLRDLPTLVFDPVSASVLFQLAFLVSAVLGVVRQMLFSAQFGIGPEASAYVAAFRLPETLLNLVGGGALSSAMIPVLLHTRHAEGAAREQQVINRALTLIGAFGIVASVLGVAMAGPFVRAVLAPGFDPATSALTVTLARVMMLQPPLIIITTVAIAVLGSRNQFFLAAVSVALHNIALIGGIAAARVFPQLGIAGPVAGLLADGALQAAILLPGLRANGLRFRLSWPRGDPRLRQIVGLLIPSGLSAIVNFSGTIVDTAAASLVRQPGALPAVNSALLLIGLPIRLLGMAVAQAVFPRLAASAAAHDWATMRRLYLRAMVVAVGLALPAAATLALAGRWLVGLLFERGAFDAAAADLTAQALAAYALGLPFYIATELSTRALAAFYDTRTPLLTNLLQVAGRIGLLALLLQPLGALAIPLAFAATSAVESALLTAVFWLRLRRRRVENLRVAASIDLEEGR
- the tsaB gene encoding tRNA (adenosine(37)-N6)-threonylcarbamoyltransferase complex dimerization subunit type 1 TsaB — encoded protein: MLLAIDTSTAHTGIACYAATGLLGECSWFSGRDHTVQLVPQIHMLLRHIGAGPTDVQALAVALGPGSWSGLRVGMSTAKGMALARDLPLIGVGTLDALVYQHYRPGMPVYPIIRLGRERFATAAFPAPPAPPYVTPARNVTLAEIVSEVAGRTLFCGEIDADTRAALVGALGSACVFPTPAASQRRPGFLAELAWLRWQAGDTDDRATLEPIYLGQPVKQAPAAP
- the tsaE gene encoding tRNA (adenosine(37)-N6)-threonylcarbamoyltransferase complex ATPase subunit type 1 TsaE, which produces MSRYDSRQMPHVLDIVSHSAAQTVRIGHRLGELLGPGDTLLLYGDFGAGKTHLTKGIAQGLGSDDMVNSPSFVLINEYRSGLAHRRAPIYHIDLYRIEDPAALVGIGLDDALDGHGICVIEWAERLDALLPPEHLAIHLRHVSETKRSLRFEPHGQRAADLIESLKRTAFA